The following coding sequences are from one Candidatus Nanopelagicus hibericus window:
- a CDS encoding PaaI family thioesterase produces the protein MTDYLEEIRKRPLSALDKKMGIEIIEASPQRMVGTMPVEGNTQPSGLLHGGANVVLAETLGSVGTHLHAGPNRRVVGIDVNATHHKSATSGFVTAVATAVTLGKTLCCYEVEITNDKGERTCSARITCLILAER, from the coding sequence ATGACCGATTATTTAGAAGAGATTCGTAAGCGTCCCCTTAGCGCACTAGATAAGAAAATGGGCATTGAAATTATCGAAGCATCCCCACAACGGATGGTTGGAACTATGCCAGTGGAAGGAAATACTCAGCCAAGTGGATTGTTGCATGGCGGTGCAAATGTAGTGCTGGCCGAAACCTTAGGGTCAGTTGGTACTCATTTGCATGCCGGTCCAAATCGCAGAGTTGTTGGAATTGATGTGAACGCAACCCACCACAAATCTGCCACAAGTGGCTTTGTAACTGCGGTTGCTACTGCGGTTACTTTAGGAAAAACTCTTTGTTGTTATGAGGTTGAAATCACCAACGACAAGGGTGAAAGAACTTGTAGTGCGCGTATCACTTGTTTGATATTAGCTGAACGCTGA
- a CDS encoding ANTAR domain-containing response regulator, whose translation MSTNSQKIRILVAEDETIIRLDLVEMLSDAGYEVVAQAENGAVAIEMAKKYKPDLSILDVKMPEVDGITAAEQIISISPVLMLTAFSQRELVERARDAGVMAYVVKPFSIGDLVPAIEIAISRHRQMKTLEAEVADLYERLETRKIIDRAKGILMQAMNLSEPESFSWIQKTAMDRRISMKQVAQAIISPESVPDQ comes from the coding sequence ATGAGTACAAACAGCCAGAAAATTAGAATATTGGTAGCCGAAGATGAAACCATTATTCGGTTAGATTTAGTTGAGATGCTATCTGATGCTGGGTATGAAGTGGTTGCTCAAGCCGAAAACGGTGCTGTTGCAATTGAGATGGCAAAAAAATATAAACCTGACTTATCAATTTTGGATGTAAAAATGCCAGAGGTTGACGGCATTACAGCTGCTGAGCAGATTATTTCTATTTCACCTGTTTTAATGTTGACAGCGTTTAGTCAGCGAGAGTTGGTAGAGCGTGCACGTGATGCTGGCGTAATGGCATATGTTGTTAAGCCATTTTCAATTGGTGATTTAGTGCCTGCAATCGAGATTGCGATTAGTCGCCATCGGCAAATGAAAACCTTAGAGGCAGAAGTGGCAGATCTATACGAGCGGTTAGAGACTAGGAAAATTATTGATCGTGCAAAGGGAATTTTAATGCAGGCAATGAATCTTTCTGAGCCGGAGAGCTTTAGTTGGATTCAAAAAACTGCGATGGATCGAAGGATCTCTATGAAGCAAGTTGCGCAGGCGATAATTTCACCCGAATCAGTTCCAGATCAGTAG
- the pyk gene encoding pyruvate kinase has product MRRAKIVCTLGPAVESVVKITELVEAGMNMARLNLSHGEQSEHQSRLNTVREVAKKTNKAVAVIADLQGPKVRLGKFSNGPYEIGKGEIFTITTQDVDGSKERASTTYKGLPGDCRVGDLILIDDGKVTVEVVEVSGTEVITKVIHAGLVSSNKGLNLPGVAVSVPALSEKDITDLKWAIKAGVDFIALSFVRSAADLKDVHKVMDEFGARIPVIAKIEKPQAVANLQEIVDAFDGIMVARGDLGVELPIEDVPMVQKRCITLARESAKPVIVATQMLDSMIINSQPTRAEATDCANAVLDGADALMLSGETSVGSFPIEAVKIMARIIERTEEVALDQIPPLKHSPATKGGAITKAATEVGATVGAKFLVAFTQSGDSARRMSRLRSPIPMLALTPEVGTYNRLALSWGIESMLTKVVNHTDEMVMQVDSILIESKRVSIGDLVLIVAGSPPGIPGSINAMRVHKIGDAVGGVAAAYRK; this is encoded by the coding sequence ATGCGTCGAGCCAAAATAGTTTGCACTTTAGGGCCGGCTGTTGAGTCTGTTGTCAAAATAACGGAATTGGTTGAAGCCGGCATGAACATGGCAAGATTAAATCTCTCTCATGGAGAGCAAAGTGAACATCAGTCGAGATTAAACACCGTTCGAGAAGTGGCAAAGAAGACCAACAAAGCAGTTGCAGTTATAGCAGATTTGCAGGGCCCAAAAGTTCGCCTAGGTAAATTCTCAAATGGTCCCTATGAAATTGGCAAAGGTGAGATATTTACAATTACAACACAAGATGTTGACGGGTCAAAAGAGCGGGCGAGTACAACTTACAAAGGTTTACCCGGTGATTGCCGAGTAGGTGATTTAATTCTGATCGATGATGGAAAAGTTACAGTAGAGGTCGTTGAGGTGTCTGGAACTGAGGTTATAACTAAAGTCATTCATGCAGGATTAGTGAGCAGTAATAAAGGATTAAATCTTCCTGGGGTAGCGGTCTCAGTGCCAGCTCTTTCAGAAAAAGACATTACAGATTTGAAGTGGGCAATTAAGGCCGGAGTTGATTTCATAGCACTTTCATTTGTGAGAAGTGCGGCAGATTTGAAAGATGTTCATAAAGTTATGGATGAATTCGGCGCACGTATTCCGGTTATTGCAAAGATAGAAAAGCCACAGGCAGTTGCTAACCTACAAGAAATTGTAGATGCATTTGACGGGATTATGGTTGCAAGAGGTGATCTTGGAGTTGAATTGCCAATTGAAGATGTTCCTATGGTTCAAAAGCGTTGTATTACATTGGCTCGAGAATCTGCCAAACCAGTAATTGTTGCAACTCAAATGCTTGACTCGATGATTATTAATTCTCAGCCAACTCGCGCGGAAGCAACAGATTGTGCAAATGCTGTACTAGACGGTGCTGATGCTTTGATGCTCTCAGGTGAAACAAGTGTTGGAAGTTTTCCAATTGAAGCGGTAAAAATAATGGCCAGAATTATCGAACGCACCGAAGAGGTTGCACTTGATCAAATCCCGCCTTTGAAACATTCACCTGCAACTAAAGGTGGTGCAATTACAAAAGCTGCAACTGAGGTCGGGGCAACTGTTGGCGCAAAATTTTTAGTTGCATTTACTCAAAGTGGAGACTCAGCAAGACGTATGTCTCGGCTTCGTTCGCCAATTCCTATGCTGGCATTAACTCCAGAGGTCGGAACCTACAATCGATTGGCTCTCTCCTGGGGTATTGAATCCATGCTAACCAAAGTAGTAAATCACACCGATGAAATGGTTATGCAGGTGGATAGTATTTTAATTGAATCTAAGAGAGTAAGTATTGGAGATCTAGTTCTGATTGTTGCTGGTTCACCACCAGGAATTCCTGGATCTATAAATGCTATGAGAGTTCATAAAATTGGTGATGCAGTAGGTGGCGTTGCCGCTGCTTATCGCAAGTAA
- a CDS encoding glutamate synthase subunit beta — translation MADPKGFINTPRELPKRRPVDVRIKDWKEVYQEQDFSALQKQAGRCMDCGIPFCHQGCPLGNLIPEWNDLIWRGEKVEAIERLHATNNFPEFTGRLCPAPCETACVVAINAEAVTIKQVELRTIEEAFLEKRVVPLIPDRLSGRTVAVVGSGPAGLAAAQQLTRAGHTVVVYERADKIGGLLRYGIPEFKMEKSIIDRRLYQMQQEGTRFRTGINVGKEITGSALRSKYDAVVVAIGATNWRDLPISGRDAKGVYQAMEYLPWGNKQALNELESDPVINAAGKDVVILGGGDTGADCLGTAIRQGAKSVTQLEIMPRPENERPSSQPWPTYPMVYRVSSAHEEAGDRMYAVSTQEFLKDKDGNLRALKLIETRFLNGKFEPIPASEKEIPAQLALLALGFTGPEKSELLSQLEVEIDDRGNIKRDDDYATSSEGVYVCGDAGRGQSLIVWAIAEGRSAAAAVDRYLTGHTQLPFPLEPTARPLMV, via the coding sequence ATGGCTGATCCAAAAGGTTTTATAAACACACCACGTGAACTTCCAAAGCGTAGACCAGTTGATGTTCGAATTAAGGATTGGAAAGAGGTTTATCAGGAGCAGGATTTTTCAGCGCTGCAAAAACAAGCTGGCCGATGTATGGATTGTGGAATTCCATTCTGTCATCAAGGTTGCCCACTAGGTAATTTAATTCCAGAGTGGAATGACTTAATTTGGCGTGGTGAAAAAGTTGAGGCAATAGAGAGGTTGCATGCAACTAATAATTTTCCCGAATTCACTGGCAGGTTGTGCCCCGCACCTTGCGAAACTGCTTGCGTGGTTGCGATTAATGCCGAAGCGGTAACGATAAAGCAGGTAGAGCTACGTACTATCGAAGAGGCATTCTTAGAAAAACGCGTTGTGCCATTAATTCCAGACAGGTTATCTGGCCGAACAGTTGCTGTTGTTGGATCTGGACCAGCTGGACTCGCTGCGGCGCAACAGCTGACTCGTGCTGGACATACAGTTGTTGTATACGAGCGAGCAGATAAAATTGGTGGATTACTTCGTTATGGAATTCCTGAATTTAAAATGGAAAAATCAATCATTGATCGCAGGCTTTACCAAATGCAGCAAGAGGGTACAAGATTTAGAACTGGTATAAATGTTGGCAAAGAAATCACTGGCTCAGCTTTGCGCAGCAAATACGATGCAGTTGTGGTTGCAATTGGTGCCACAAATTGGCGGGACTTACCGATATCTGGCCGTGATGCTAAAGGGGTGTATCAAGCCATGGAGTATTTACCATGGGGCAATAAACAAGCGTTGAATGAACTGGAGTCAGATCCTGTAATTAATGCAGCTGGTAAAGATGTAGTTATCCTTGGTGGCGGAGATACGGGTGCTGATTGTTTGGGCACTGCCATTAGACAAGGTGCGAAATCGGTGACGCAACTTGAAATTATGCCAAGGCCTGAAAATGAACGGCCAAGTAGTCAGCCTTGGCCAACATATCCAATGGTTTATCGAGTCAGTAGTGCTCATGAAGAGGCTGGTGATCGTATGTATGCAGTTTCAACTCAGGAATTCCTTAAAGATAAGGATGGCAATTTGCGAGCCTTGAAACTTATTGAAACTAGATTTTTAAATGGCAAATTTGAACCAATACCAGCAAGTGAAAAAGAAATTCCAGCACAACTTGCACTCTTGGCATTGGGATTTACTGGGCCAGAAAAAAGTGAATTACTCAGTCAATTAGAGGTAGAAATTGACGATCGAGGAAATATTAAACGTGATGATGATTATGCAACCTCCTCCGAAGGTGTTTATGTTTGTGGAGATGCTGGCAGAGGGCAGTCATTAATTGTTTGGGCAATTGCTGAGGGTAGAAGCGCTGCTGCAGCGGTTGATCGATATTTAACTGGACACACGCAACTGCCATTTCCGCTGGAGCCAACCGCACGTCCATTGATGGTTTAA
- the gltB gene encoding glutamate synthase large subunit, whose product METINSFSSTPKAIGLYDPAYEHDACGVAMVATLKKLPNHEIVSKALTALRNLEHRGASGAEPDSGDGAGILIQVPDKFYRSVVDFKLPDFGSYATGIFFVQPNTLDYQAKISKIASEEGIKILGWRDLPIDSKSIGKTALSVMPEFKQLFIAGAKGEKDLSLERLAFCLRKRVEHSLPIYISSLSSRTIVYKGMLTTGQLEEFFPDLSNPIVESPFALVHSRFSTNTFPSWPLAHPYRYIAHNGEINTVKGNRNWMRARETLLESDLIPGDLKRLFPIVNDSGSDSASFDEVLELLYLGGRSLPHSVLMMIPEAWENHATMPQIRKDFYAFHSALMEPWDGPACVTFTDGHQIGAVLDRNGLRPSRFWVTDDGLVVLASEVGVLDFKPESVVRKGRLQPGKMFLVDIDQGRIIEDDEIKQTLASAQPYGEWLSSGLVRLSDLPAREHIVYPHSSVVRRQRAFGYTEEEIRLIITPMARNGAEPLGSMGTDTPIAALSEKPRLLFDYFAQLFAQVTNPPLDAIREELVTSLGGSIGPEHNLLDPGANSCRQISLQFPVIDNDELAKIINVNADGDQPGFVCHVVKGLFPIAGGGQGLAARIKEIRTEVSKAIEEGARIIVLSDRDGDAENAPIPSLLLTSAVHHHLIREKTRTKVGLVVESGEVREVHHVALLIGFGTAAVNPYLAMETAEDLVRQGVITGLTPEKAVRNLIKSLGKGVLKVMSKMGVSTIASYTGAQIFEAIGLSKEVVDEYFVGLTSRLGGVGIEILASETIKRHHIAYPPGGEIPGSKKLQIGGEYQWRREGEPHLFDPETVFTLQHATRTKRFDVFKRYTARVDDQSRRLMTLRGLFSFKTEMRKPIPIEEVEQASEILKRFATGAMSYGSISQEAHETLAIAMNRIGGKSNTGEGGEDPARNIADNNGDLRRSAIKQVASGRFGVTSEYLVNADDIQIKMAQGAKPGEGGQLPGNKVYPWIAKVRYSTPGVGLISPPPHHDIYSIEDLAQLIHDLKNANNQARIHVKLVAEVGVGTVAAGVSKAHADVVLISGHDGGTGASPLTSLKHAGAPWELGLAETQQTLMLNGLRDRIVVQVDGQMKTGRDVVIAALLGAEEFGFATAPLVVSGCVMMRVCHLDTCPVGVATQNPELRKKFTGKPEFVETFFEYIAEEVRQLLADLGFKKLEEAIGQVELLDTREAFEHWKAKGLDLSPILVAPSHNSPRKNVIKQDHGLATALDNELIRLSKDALVEGKSVMLQMPVRNVNRTVGTMLGSEITRKYGGQGLPTDTIDITFHGSAGQSFGAFIPSGLTLRLYGDSNDYVAKGLSGGRVIIRPDEKAKFNSNNNVIAGNVIGYGATSGEIMISGVVGERFCVRNSGATAVVEGVGDHGCEYMTGGVVIVLGSTGRNFAAGMSGGMAFILDIDPALVNTEMVDLLALPINQEQFVKSEVSKFFTETGSKVAGELLNDWDKSKNRITQVMPRDYARVLDLMAKAQREGLPEEDAVMAVING is encoded by the coding sequence TTGGAAACAATTAATAGTTTTTCCAGTACCCCAAAAGCTATTGGGCTTTATGACCCTGCCTATGAACATGACGCATGTGGCGTGGCAATGGTCGCTACTTTAAAGAAATTACCTAATCATGAGATTGTTAGCAAAGCCTTAACTGCTCTACGGAATTTAGAGCATCGCGGAGCATCTGGTGCAGAGCCAGATAGCGGCGATGGCGCTGGAATTCTAATTCAAGTTCCAGACAAATTTTATCGCTCAGTTGTTGATTTCAAGCTTCCAGACTTTGGTTCATATGCGACTGGAATTTTCTTTGTGCAACCAAATACGCTTGATTATCAAGCCAAGATTTCAAAAATTGCAAGTGAAGAGGGTATAAAAATTCTTGGTTGGCGAGATTTACCGATTGACTCTAAATCTATTGGAAAAACGGCGCTATCTGTGATGCCTGAATTCAAACAATTATTTATTGCAGGCGCTAAGGGAGAAAAGGATTTATCCCTTGAGAGATTAGCCTTCTGTCTACGCAAGCGAGTAGAACATTCACTACCAATCTACATCTCATCACTTTCTAGTCGGACAATTGTTTATAAGGGAATGTTGACGACCGGTCAATTAGAAGAGTTTTTTCCAGACCTGTCCAATCCAATCGTGGAATCACCATTTGCATTAGTGCACTCAAGATTTTCTACCAATACCTTTCCGTCTTGGCCCCTTGCACATCCATATCGATATATTGCCCACAATGGTGAGATTAATACCGTAAAAGGAAATCGAAATTGGATGCGTGCTCGAGAAACCTTATTAGAGAGTGATTTAATACCTGGCGATCTGAAGCGACTTTTTCCAATCGTTAATGATTCTGGAAGTGACTCTGCATCTTTTGATGAAGTGCTAGAGCTTTTGTATTTAGGTGGCAGATCACTGCCGCATTCAGTATTGATGATGATTCCGGAGGCTTGGGAAAATCATGCAACCATGCCGCAAATTCGAAAGGATTTTTACGCATTTCATTCAGCATTAATGGAACCTTGGGATGGACCAGCGTGCGTGACCTTTACAGATGGCCATCAAATTGGTGCTGTATTAGATAGAAATGGATTGCGGCCATCAAGATTTTGGGTGACTGATGATGGATTAGTTGTTCTTGCCAGCGAGGTTGGTGTTTTAGATTTCAAGCCTGAGTCAGTAGTCAGAAAAGGCAGATTACAACCAGGAAAAATGTTTTTAGTTGATATTGATCAGGGACGAATAATTGAAGATGATGAAATCAAGCAAACCTTAGCTTCGGCGCAGCCATATGGTGAGTGGTTAAGTTCTGGTTTAGTCAGATTAAGTGATCTACCAGCGCGAGAGCATATTGTGTATCCGCACTCATCTGTAGTCAGAAGGCAAAGAGCTTTTGGCTATACCGAAGAGGAGATCCGGTTAATCATTACGCCAATGGCACGCAATGGCGCTGAGCCATTGGGCTCTATGGGGACCGATACACCTATTGCAGCACTATCTGAAAAACCAAGACTGTTATTTGATTATTTTGCTCAGCTATTTGCACAGGTAACTAATCCGCCATTAGATGCAATTCGAGAAGAGCTGGTTACATCCCTGGGTGGATCAATTGGTCCAGAACATAACCTGCTGGATCCAGGAGCTAATTCATGCAGACAGATATCACTGCAATTTCCAGTAATTGATAATGATGAACTTGCAAAAATTATTAATGTGAATGCTGACGGTGATCAACCTGGATTTGTTTGCCATGTAGTCAAAGGTCTATTTCCTATTGCAGGCGGTGGGCAAGGGTTAGCAGCAAGAATTAAAGAGATCAGAACCGAAGTATCGAAAGCAATTGAAGAAGGCGCAAGAATTATAGTTTTATCTGATCGAGATGGCGATGCTGAAAATGCTCCAATTCCTTCCTTGCTTTTAACCTCAGCGGTTCACCATCATTTGATTCGAGAAAAAACTCGTACAAAAGTTGGTTTAGTAGTTGAAAGTGGCGAGGTTCGAGAGGTACATCATGTTGCCCTATTGATTGGGTTTGGTACTGCTGCAGTAAACCCATATCTTGCGATGGAAACTGCTGAGGATTTAGTAAGACAGGGAGTGATCACTGGTTTAACTCCAGAAAAGGCAGTACGAAATTTAATAAAATCTTTAGGTAAAGGCGTGTTGAAGGTGATGTCCAAGATGGGTGTTTCCACTATTGCCTCTTATACAGGTGCGCAAATATTTGAAGCCATCGGGCTATCAAAAGAAGTTGTCGATGAGTATTTTGTGGGTCTTACATCCAGATTAGGTGGAGTTGGCATTGAAATACTAGCTAGCGAAACTATTAAAAGACATCACATTGCTTATCCGCCCGGTGGTGAGATTCCTGGTTCGAAGAAGTTACAGATTGGTGGTGAGTATCAATGGCGTCGGGAGGGTGAACCACATTTATTTGATCCAGAAACTGTTTTTACTCTGCAGCACGCTACTCGGACAAAAAGATTTGATGTTTTCAAACGATATACAGCAAGGGTAGATGATCAATCTCGCAGGCTAATGACCTTGAGGGGATTGTTTAGTTTTAAGACTGAGATGCGAAAGCCCATACCGATTGAAGAGGTTGAGCAGGCATCAGAGATTTTAAAGCGGTTTGCTACTGGTGCGATGTCCTACGGATCAATTTCACAAGAAGCTCATGAAACTTTGGCAATTGCTATGAATCGAATAGGTGGAAAATCCAATACCGGTGAAGGTGGTGAAGATCCAGCTAGAAATATCGCTGACAACAATGGTGATTTAAGGCGTTCGGCAATTAAGCAAGTTGCCAGTGGCAGATTTGGTGTAACCAGTGAATATTTAGTTAATGCTGATGACATCCAAATAAAGATGGCACAGGGTGCAAAACCAGGTGAAGGAGGTCAACTTCCTGGAAATAAGGTTTATCCCTGGATAGCAAAGGTTAGATACTCAACGCCAGGTGTCGGTTTAATTTCACCCCCACCTCATCATGATATTTATTCAATTGAAGATCTTGCTCAACTTATCCACGACTTAAAAAATGCAAACAATCAAGCGAGAATTCATGTGAAGCTAGTAGCGGAGGTCGGTGTTGGCACTGTAGCGGCTGGTGTAAGTAAGGCACATGCAGATGTAGTTTTAATATCTGGTCATGATGGTGGCACAGGTGCTTCACCCCTGACATCACTAAAACATGCTGGAGCGCCGTGGGAGTTAGGTTTGGCAGAGACGCAACAAACTTTAATGTTAAATGGGTTGCGCGATCGAATTGTCGTGCAAGTAGATGGTCAAATGAAGACTGGACGAGATGTAGTAATTGCGGCGCTATTGGGGGCAGAAGAGTTTGGATTTGCTACTGCACCACTGGTTGTTTCAGGCTGTGTAATGATGAGGGTTTGTCACTTGGATACCTGTCCAGTCGGAGTGGCCACTCAAAATCCAGAGTTGCGAAAGAAATTTACCGGTAAGCCTGAATTTGTAGAAACCTTTTTTGAGTACATAGCGGAAGAGGTGCGACAATTATTAGCTGATCTTGGATTTAAAAAACTAGAGGAAGCTATTGGCCAGGTTGAATTACTGGATACTCGAGAGGCATTTGAGCATTGGAAGGCAAAAGGCCTGGATCTTTCACCGATACTGGTTGCACCCTCACATAATTCACCAAGAAAGAATGTGATTAAGCAAGATCATGGATTAGCAACAGCACTGGATAACGAATTAATAAGACTTTCTAAAGACGCTTTGGTAGAGGGCAAATCTGTAATGTTGCAAATGCCAGTTAGAAATGTGAATCGAACTGTGGGTACGATGCTTGGAAGTGAGATTACCCGTAAATACGGCGGCCAAGGTCTGCCAACAGACACAATAGACATTACTTTTCATGGTTCAGCCGGTCAATCATTTGGTGCTTTCATCCCATCCGGGTTAACCCTAAGACTCTACGGTGACAGCAATGATTATGTGGCGAAGGGTTTATCTGGGGGGCGAGTGATTATCCGCCCCGATGAAAAAGCTAAGTTCAACTCTAATAACAATGTAATTGCTGGCAATGTTATTGGTTATGGTGCAACATCAGGTGAAATTATGATTTCGGGCGTTGTCGGAGAGAGATTCTGTGTGCGCAACTCTGGAGCGACTGCCGTTGTCGAGGGGGTTGGTGATCACGGCTGCGAATATATGACGGGCGGTGTTGTCATAGTTCTAGGAAGTACTGGTAGAAATTTTGCAGCGGGAATGTCGGGAGGTATGGCTTTTATCCTAGATATTGATCCTGCCTTAGTTAATACTGAGATGGTCGATTTGCTTGCGCTGCCAATTAATCAAGAACAATTTGTAAAAAGTGAAGTCTCAAAGTTTTTTACCGAGACAGGCTCTAAGGTTGCCGGTGAATTATTAAATGACTGGGATAAAAGCAAGAATCGAATAACCCAGGTAATGCCAAGGGATTACGCAAGAGTTTTGGATTTGATGGCTAAGGCTCAACGTGAAGGTTTGCCAGAAGAAGATGCAGTAATGGCGGTGATAAATGGCTGA
- a CDS encoding VIT1/CCC1 transporter family protein, whose amino-acid sequence MGLEEVQIRNLEHRANRAGWLRAAVLGSNDGLVSTASLMIAIAAANKSDFIITAGLAGIAAGAMSMAVGEYVSVKSQLDVENADREIETRQLAEDPESEFAELVDIYVKRGLTENLAKQVVTAMHAKNALDAHLRDELGHYDHTRARPVQAAAASAISFTAGGVVPLIGALIATANQVPLILTFTAAGLIAAGYISAKIAGSALPSTIFRVFSGGVIGVTITAGIGWLVGLTGV is encoded by the coding sequence GTGGGATTAGAAGAGGTTCAGATTCGCAATTTAGAGCATCGCGCAAATAGAGCGGGGTGGCTGCGTGCTGCAGTTTTAGGATCCAATGACGGTTTGGTTTCTACCGCAAGTTTAATGATTGCGATTGCCGCAGCAAATAAGAGTGATTTTATTATTACAGCCGGATTGGCAGGAATTGCGGCTGGTGCAATGTCGATGGCGGTTGGTGAGTATGTATCAGTCAAATCGCAACTAGATGTTGAAAATGCAGATCGAGAAATAGAGACTAGACAATTAGCAGAGGATCCAGAGAGTGAATTTGCCGAACTAGTTGATATTTACGTTAAGCGAGGTTTAACCGAAAATCTTGCAAAACAGGTTGTAACCGCCATGCATGCTAAAAATGCATTGGATGCTCATTTACGAGATGAACTTGGTCATTACGATCACACAAGGGCGCGGCCGGTACAGGCAGCTGCTGCTTCCGCTATATCTTTTACAGCAGGTGGAGTAGTTCCTTTAATTGGTGCGTTAATTGCGACTGCAAATCAAGTTCCCTTAATCCTTACTTTCACTGCGGCTGGTTTAATTGCAGCTGGTTATATCAGTGCAAAGATTGCTGGCTCGGCTTTACCTTCCACAATTTTTAGAGTGTTTTCTGGTGGGGTGATTGGAGTAACAATTACTGCTGGAATTGGCTGGTTGGTTGGACTTACTGGGGTTTAA